From the genome of Bradyrhizobium elkanii USDA 76, one region includes:
- the gnd gene encoding phosphogluconate dehydrogenase (NAD(+)-dependent, decarboxylating), producing the protein MQLGMIGLGRMGGNIVRRLMTQGHTTVVYDKDPKAVAALVADNATGSSSLEDFVLKLEAPRTAWVMLPAGKITEATIEALSKLMQPGDVIIDGGNTFWQDDVRRGKALRERGLHYVDVGTSGGIWGIERGYCMMIGGDKKVVDRLDPIFKTLAPGIGDIPRTSGREGRDPRIEQGYIHAGPIGAGHFVKMIHNGIEYGLMQAYAEGFDILKNANIEALPAEHRFDLDIADIAEVWRRGSVIPSWLLDLTASALAQNHTLDNYSGFVEDSGEGRWTVNAAVDEAVPAEVLTAALYTRFRSRKDHTFAEKILSAMRAGFGGHKEPPKKA; encoded by the coding sequence ATGCAACTCGGCATGATCGGCCTCGGGCGGATGGGCGGCAACATCGTGCGCCGCCTGATGACCCAGGGCCACACCACCGTGGTCTACGACAAGGACCCGAAGGCCGTCGCGGCGCTCGTCGCCGACAATGCCACCGGGTCCTCGTCGCTGGAGGATTTCGTCCTCAAGCTGGAGGCGCCGCGCACCGCCTGGGTGATGCTGCCGGCCGGCAAGATCACCGAAGCCACCATCGAGGCGCTGTCGAAGCTGATGCAGCCGGGCGACGTCATCATCGACGGCGGCAACACCTTCTGGCAGGACGACGTCCGCCGCGGCAAGGCGCTCAGGGAGCGCGGGCTGCACTATGTCGATGTCGGCACCAGCGGCGGCATCTGGGGCATCGAGCGCGGCTACTGCATGATGATCGGCGGCGACAAGAAAGTCGTCGACCGGCTCGACCCGATCTTCAAGACGCTGGCGCCAGGGATCGGCGACATTCCGCGCACCTCCGGCCGCGAGGGCCGCGATCCGCGCATCGAACAGGGCTACATCCACGCCGGCCCGATCGGCGCCGGGCATTTCGTCAAGATGATCCATAACGGCATCGAATACGGCCTGATGCAGGCCTATGCCGAAGGCTTCGACATCCTGAAGAACGCCAATATCGAGGCGCTGCCGGCCGAGCATCGCTTCGACCTCGACATCGCCGACATCGCGGAGGTCTGGCGGCGCGGCAGCGTGATCCCGTCCTGGCTGCTCGACCTCACCGCATCGGCGCTGGCGCAGAACCACACGCTCGACAACTATTCCGGCTTTGTCGAGGATTCCGGCGAAGGCCGCTGGACCGTCAATGCCGCGGTCGACGAAGCCGTGCCGGCCGAGGTGCTGACGGCCGCACTCTACACGCGCTTCCGCTCGCGCAAGGATCACACCTTCGCGGAGAAGATCCTCTCGGCGATGCGCGCAGGTTTCGGCGGCCACAAGGAGCCGCCGAAAAAGGCATAA
- a CDS encoding gluconokinase → MGVSGSGKSTIADRLAIRIGWRFEDGDSFHPPGNVAKMHSGQPLTDEDRWPWLHAIADEIDRTCGVRERAVIACSALKRAYRDILVHGRDDIRIVFLDGSQELIATRLGARKGHFMPPGLLASQFKTLEPPTPEERPITVAIDRPVEIIVEDIVTQLKLDRP, encoded by the coding sequence ATGGGCGTCTCCGGCTCGGGCAAGAGCACCATCGCCGACCGCCTGGCGATCAGGATCGGCTGGCGCTTCGAGGACGGCGACAGTTTTCATCCGCCTGGCAATGTCGCCAAAATGCATTCCGGCCAGCCGCTCACCGACGAGGATCGCTGGCCCTGGCTGCACGCGATCGCCGACGAGATCGACCGCACCTGCGGCGTCCGCGAACGCGCCGTCATCGCCTGCTCCGCGCTGAAGCGTGCCTATCGCGACATCCTGGTGCATGGCCGGGACGATATCCGCATCGTCTTCCTCGACGGCTCGCAGGAGTTGATCGCCACGCGGCTCGGCGCGCGCAAGGGCCATTTCATGCCGCCGGGGCTGCTCGCCAGCCAGTTCAAGACGTTGGAGCCGCCGACACCGGAGGAACGCCCGATCACGGTTGCGATCGACCGTCCGGTCGAAATCATCGTCGAAGACATCGTCACTCAACTGAAGCTGGACCGCCCATGA
- the pgl gene encoding 6-phosphogluconolactonase produces MTATGERRIITVADPAALAQAAAERVIARTDQNSGRIAVCLTGGSSPKALYQLLATPDYRQRIPWDRVDWFIGDERLVPRKDPLHNMSMARQAFLDRCAPAANVHPIATDTADLRDPDVSAALYENELMAFYGAEQLDPKRPLFDLVLMGIGPDGHTASLFPGYPAVEETQRWVVGVPKANVEPFVPRVSLTLPALASCREMLFEVAGENKRAILTRLFAGENLPANRARSQGETVWLIDQAALPEDFRG; encoded by the coding sequence ATGACCGCGACCGGCGAGCGCAGGATCATCACGGTCGCCGATCCGGCGGCACTGGCGCAGGCGGCCGCCGAGCGGGTGATCGCCAGGACCGACCAGAACAGCGGCCGGATCGCCGTGTGCCTCACCGGCGGCTCCAGCCCCAAGGCGCTCTATCAGTTGCTGGCGACGCCCGACTATCGCCAAAGGATTCCGTGGGACCGCGTCGACTGGTTCATCGGCGACGAGCGCCTGGTGCCGCGCAAGGACCCGCTGCACAACATGAGCATGGCGCGTCAGGCCTTCCTCGACCGCTGTGCGCCGGCCGCGAATGTCCATCCGATTGCGACCGACACCGCCGATCTCAGGGATCCCGACGTCAGCGCGGCGCTGTATGAGAATGAGTTGATGGCGTTCTACGGCGCCGAACAGCTCGATCCGAAGCGTCCGCTATTCGACCTGGTGCTGATGGGCATCGGCCCCGACGGCCACACCGCTTCGCTGTTTCCGGGTTATCCCGCGGTCGAGGAAACCCAGCGCTGGGTGGTCGGGGTGCCCAAGGCCAATGTCGAGCCGTTCGTGCCGCGCGTGTCGCTGACCTTGCCCGCCCTCGCCTCGTGCCGCGAGATGCTGTTCGAGGTGGCGGGCGAGAACAAGCGCGCGATCTTGACGCGCCTGTTCGCAGGCGAGAACCTGCCGGCAAACCGCGCGCGATCGCAGGGCGAGACCGTCTGGCTGATCGATCAGGCCGCGCTGCCGGAGGACTTTCGTGGGTGA
- a CDS encoding glycoside hydrolase family 15 protein → MASRIEDYGLIGDCETAALVGRDGSIDWLCWPAFDSDPCFAALLGTSRNGRWLLAPTGEIKQTARRYWDDTLILETRFETEGGAVALIDFMPPRGNASDVVRLVRGISGRVKMRMELVIRFGFGVDVPWVRKNPDGDGLLAISGQDMTVLRTPVETRGKDLTTIADFEVGEGDTVPFVLTYGPSYHPVPEPIDPEAALKDTEEYWREWCSRSTYDGSYQRALVMRSLITLKALTFRPTGGIVAAPTTSLPEKLGGARNWDYRFCWLRDATFTLLALMNSGYTEEAAAWHNWLLRAAAGAPANMQIMYGILGQRRLLEWEAGWLPGYEGAQPVRVGNAAHAQLQLDVYGELIDAFHQSRMAKLKLDKENWSLECTVVAHLADVWDQPDHGIWERRGTPRHYVFSKVMCWVAFDRAIKSAERLGFKGPLVKWRVLRDAIHRDVCHRGFDPTLNSFVESYGSKLLDASLLLLPSVGFLPSADPRIRGTIEAVERHMMPDGFVLRHDPREVSDEIQPIEGAFLACSLWLADAHVLAGDVGKAQTMFDRVVAVANDLGLLAEEFDSGAGRQTGNFPQALTHIALINTAHNLSAARADAEKPAVQRST, encoded by the coding sequence GTGGCCTCTCGTATCGAAGACTATGGACTGATCGGAGATTGCGAGACCGCAGCCCTGGTCGGCCGCGACGGCTCGATCGACTGGTTGTGTTGGCCCGCGTTCGATTCCGACCCCTGCTTCGCGGCGCTGCTTGGCACGTCGAGGAATGGTCGCTGGCTGCTGGCGCCCACAGGCGAGATCAAGCAGACCGCGCGGCGCTACTGGGACGATACGCTGATCCTGGAGACCCGGTTCGAGACCGAAGGCGGCGCGGTCGCGCTGATCGACTTCATGCCGCCGCGCGGCAACGCCTCCGATGTGGTCCGCCTCGTTCGCGGCATCAGCGGCCGCGTCAAGATGCGCATGGAGCTGGTGATCCGCTTCGGCTTCGGTGTCGATGTCCCCTGGGTGAGGAAGAATCCGGATGGCGACGGACTTCTGGCGATCAGCGGGCAGGACATGACCGTGCTGCGCACGCCGGTCGAAACCCGCGGCAAGGATCTGACCACGATCGCCGATTTCGAGGTCGGCGAGGGCGACACGGTGCCGTTCGTCCTGACCTATGGACCGTCCTATCACCCGGTGCCGGAGCCGATCGACCCTGAGGCTGCGCTGAAGGACACCGAGGAATACTGGCGGGAATGGTGCAGCCGTTCGACCTATGACGGCAGCTATCAACGCGCCCTCGTGATGCGCTCGCTGATCACGCTGAAGGCGCTGACTTTCAGGCCGACCGGCGGCATCGTCGCGGCACCCACCACGTCGTTGCCGGAAAAGCTCGGCGGCGCGCGCAATTGGGACTACCGGTTCTGCTGGCTGCGCGACGCCACCTTTACGCTGCTGGCTCTGATGAATTCGGGCTACACCGAGGAAGCGGCGGCCTGGCACAACTGGCTGCTGCGAGCCGCAGCCGGCGCGCCGGCCAACATGCAGATCATGTACGGCATCCTGGGCCAGCGGCGCCTGCTGGAATGGGAGGCCGGATGGCTGCCCGGCTATGAAGGGGCGCAGCCGGTGCGTGTCGGCAACGCCGCGCATGCGCAGCTGCAACTCGACGTCTATGGCGAGCTGATCGATGCCTTCCACCAGTCCCGCATGGCCAAGCTGAAGCTCGACAAGGAGAACTGGTCGCTCGAATGCACCGTCGTCGCCCATCTCGCCGATGTCTGGGATCAGCCGGATCACGGCATCTGGGAGCGCCGCGGCACGCCAAGACACTACGTGTTCTCCAAGGTGATGTGCTGGGTCGCCTTCGACCGCGCCATCAAGAGCGCGGAACGGCTGGGCTTCAAGGGACCGCTGGTCAAATGGCGGGTGCTGCGCGACGCCATCCATCGCGACGTTTGCCATCGCGGCTTCGATCCCACCCTCAACAGCTTCGTCGAGAGCTATGGCTCAAAGCTGCTCGACGCCAGCCTGCTGCTGCTGCCGTCGGTCGGCTTCCTGCCGTCCGCCGATCCGCGTATCCGCGGCACGATCGAGGCGGTCGAGCGGCACATGATGCCCGACGGTTTCGTGCTGCGCCACGATCCGCGCGAGGTCTCCGATGAGATCCAGCCGATCGAGGGCGCGTTCCTGGCCTGCAGCCTGTGGCTGGCCGACGCCCATGTGCTGGCGGGAGATGTCGGCAAGGCGCAGACCATGTTCGACCGCGTGGTCGCGGTCGCCAATGATCTCGGACTGTTGGCCGAGGAGTTCGATTCCGGCGCCGGCCGGCAGACCGGCAATTTCCCGCAGGCGCTGACCCATATCGCGTTGATCAACACCGCGCACAATCTCAGCGCTGCCAGGGCCGACGCCGAGAAGCCCGCGGTGCAGCGTTCGACTTAA
- the malQ gene encoding 4-alpha-glucanotransferase, whose translation MDLYAKAQTLGIQTEYIDGSGHRRVTTPEALTAILDALPPQAPRRIIADPVVIRGGQAAQTRLSEAARLPVQWKLANGTGVLAQGEARERSVTWPSGLPEGVHRLQLSDASGSEELPLLVAPQGAFGGEFDRCWVIAVQLYGVRSARNWGIGDFTDLQHLLEFAHRLGADGVGLNPLHALFDDRPGDCSPYSPNSRLFLNGLYIDVEQIPEFRTDAETKATLAQLRSHDMVDYVGVAAQKWPALRAAFAAFKANPGLGRWQDFEAYRNEQGTLLSRFACFEVMRHKFNTPWWEWPDEWRQPSDAACARLRRARDSAAEVEFVEFVQWTADRQLGACQALAHKLGMRVGLYLDVAVGVQSDGFDAWNEQTAISRHLGVGAPPDPLNTAGQDWGLAGFNAAGLEQRSFEPFRQMLRASMHHAGAIRLDHAFGLKRLYLVPRGFGPANGAYVLMPFEALLAATAQESVASRCVVIGEDLGTVPPGFREQMNGWGIWSYLVMMFETDDRGVFRNADYYLPDALVTFNTHDLSTYAGWRSFSDLKTKRALGIDPGETEEGRWHALGQLDDVLRRHDIHANDFYSVANLLARTRSRMMAVSMEDLLGIVEQPNIPGTVYEHPNWKRRLPVSIEHLASAIDVDALKRATRERSHTG comes from the coding sequence ATGGACCTTTACGCCAAAGCCCAGACCCTGGGAATCCAGACCGAGTATATCGATGGCAGCGGTCACCGCCGTGTGACAACCCCCGAGGCGCTCACGGCGATCCTCGACGCGCTGCCGCCGCAGGCGCCCCGTCGGATCATCGCCGATCCCGTGGTGATCCGAGGCGGCCAGGCTGCGCAAACGCGGCTCTCCGAGGCGGCGCGGCTTCCGGTGCAATGGAAGCTTGCGAATGGCACCGGGGTGCTCGCGCAGGGCGAGGCGCGTGAGCGCAGTGTGACGTGGCCGTCCGGTCTGCCCGAAGGCGTGCATCGGCTGCAGCTGTCGGACGCATCGGGCAGTGAGGAGCTGCCGCTGCTGGTGGCGCCGCAGGGCGCGTTCGGCGGCGAGTTCGACCGCTGCTGGGTGATCGCGGTGCAACTCTACGGCGTGCGGTCGGCGCGCAACTGGGGCATCGGCGACTTCACCGACCTGCAGCACCTGCTCGAATTCGCCCACCGGCTCGGCGCCGACGGCGTCGGGCTCAATCCGCTGCATGCGCTGTTCGACGATCGGCCCGGCGATTGCAGTCCGTACTCACCGAACAGCCGGCTGTTCCTCAATGGGCTCTACATCGACGTCGAGCAGATTCCCGAATTCCGCACCGATGCCGAGACCAAGGCCACGTTGGCGCAGCTCCGCAGCCACGACATGGTCGACTATGTCGGCGTCGCGGCGCAGAAATGGCCCGCGCTGCGCGCGGCGTTCGCAGCCTTCAAGGCCAACCCGGGCCTCGGCCGCTGGCAGGATTTCGAGGCCTATCGCAACGAGCAGGGCACGCTGCTGTCGCGCTTCGCCTGCTTCGAGGTGATGCGGCACAAATTCAACACGCCGTGGTGGGAATGGCCGGACGAATGGCGGCAGCCGAGCGATGCAGCTTGCGCCAGATTGCGCCGTGCGCGCGACTCTGCCGCCGAGGTCGAGTTCGTCGAATTCGTGCAATGGACCGCAGACCGTCAACTCGGCGCCTGCCAGGCGCTTGCGCACAAGCTCGGCATGCGGGTCGGGCTTTATCTCGACGTTGCCGTCGGCGTGCAGTCGGACGGTTTCGACGCCTGGAATGAGCAGACCGCGATCTCGCGCCATCTCGGCGTCGGCGCGCCGCCGGACCCGCTCAACACGGCGGGCCAGGACTGGGGGCTTGCCGGCTTCAATGCCGCGGGCCTTGAACAGCGCTCGTTCGAGCCGTTCAGGCAGATGCTGCGCGCCTCGATGCACCACGCCGGCGCAATCAGGCTCGACCACGCGTTCGGGCTGAAGCGGCTCTATCTGGTGCCGCGCGGCTTCGGCCCGGCCAATGGCGCCTATGTGCTGATGCCGTTCGAGGCGCTGCTGGCGGCGACCGCGCAGGAGAGCGTGGCGAGCCGCTGCGTCGTGATCGGCGAAGACCTCGGCACCGTACCTCCGGGGTTCCGCGAGCAGATGAACGGCTGGGGCATCTGGTCCTATCTCGTGATGATGTTCGAGACCGACGACCGGGGCGTCTTCCGCAACGCCGACTACTATTTGCCGGATGCGCTGGTGACCTTCAACACCCACGACCTCTCGACCTATGCGGGCTGGCGCTCGTTCAGCGACCTCAAGACCAAGCGTGCGCTCGGGATCGATCCTGGCGAGACCGAAGAGGGGCGCTGGCACGCGCTCGGCCAACTCGACGACGTGCTGCGCCGGCACGACATCCATGCGAACGATTTCTATTCGGTGGCGAACTTGCTGGCACGGACGCGGTCGCGGATGATGGCGGTGTCGATGGAGGACCTGCTCGGCATTGTCGAGCAGCCGAACATCCCCGGCACCGTCTACGAGCATCCGAACTGGAAGCGGCGGCTCCCGGTCTCGATCGAGCATCTCGCGTCGGCGATCGACGTCGACGCGCTCAAGCGCGCGACCCGCGAGCGCTCCCACACCGGGTAA
- the zwf gene encoding glucose-6-phosphate dehydrogenase, translating into MQKKPDPCSFIIFGATGDLTHRLVIPALYNLAAGNLLPDRFCVVGIARKGMSSDQMKDSLMQGLRKFATRPLDEAVVTRLFECVTSIEADPSDPPSFDAMNERLDKLETARGTGGNRLFYLATPPRAFLPISQQLGRTGMLEENGAWRRLIVEKPFGTDLASAKALNSALLKLMDEHQIYRIDHYLGKETVQNILVLRFANGMFEPIWNRNHIDHIQITVDEKLGVGHRGSFYDATGALRDMVPNHLFQLLSLVTMEPPARFDAHAVRSEKAEVLSAIQTQSEQEALHNSVRGQYRAGRIGDTEIEDFLKTLDVRPDSSTETYAALKLTIDNWRWAGVPFYLRTGKALTTKRTEIAIKFKQAPFAMFRDTSVDRLSQNYLVISTEPTEGIELQFNTKVPGPTINIDGVEMKFRYKDYFKAEPSTGYETLIYDCMIGDNILFQRADSVEAGWQAVQPFLDAWKSAGGRGLQPYKAGSEGPEAANALLTRDGRSWRKLG; encoded by the coding sequence GTGCAGAAGAAACCCGATCCTTGCTCCTTCATCATCTTCGGCGCCACCGGTGATCTGACGCACCGGCTGGTCATCCCGGCGCTCTACAATCTCGCCGCCGGAAATCTGCTCCCGGACAGATTCTGCGTCGTCGGCATCGCCCGCAAGGGCATGTCGAGCGACCAGATGAAGGACAGCCTGATGCAAGGGCTGCGCAAATTCGCGACCCGGCCGCTCGATGAGGCGGTTGTCACGCGGCTGTTCGAATGCGTCACCTCGATCGAGGCCGATCCGAGCGATCCGCCCTCCTTCGATGCCATGAACGAACGGCTCGACAAGCTCGAGACGGCGCGCGGCACCGGGGGCAACCGGCTGTTCTATCTCGCGACCCCGCCGCGAGCGTTCCTGCCGATCAGCCAGCAGCTCGGGCGCACCGGCATGCTGGAGGAGAACGGCGCCTGGCGCCGGCTGATCGTCGAGAAGCCGTTCGGCACCGATCTGGCATCGGCCAAGGCGCTGAATTCAGCGCTGCTGAAGCTGATGGACGAGCACCAGATCTACCGGATCGATCACTATCTCGGCAAGGAAACCGTCCAGAACATCCTGGTGCTGCGCTTCGCCAACGGCATGTTCGAGCCGATCTGGAATCGCAACCACATCGACCACATCCAGATCACCGTGGACGAGAAGCTCGGCGTCGGTCATCGCGGCAGCTTCTACGACGCCACCGGCGCGCTGCGCGACATGGTGCCGAACCATCTGTTCCAGCTGCTGTCGCTGGTGACGATGGAGCCGCCGGCGCGGTTCGACGCCCACGCGGTGCGCTCCGAAAAGGCCGAGGTGCTGAGCGCGATCCAGACCCAGAGCGAACAGGAGGCGCTGCACAATTCGGTGCGCGGCCAGTATCGCGCCGGCCGGATCGGCGACACCGAAATCGAGGACTTTCTCAAGACGCTCGACGTCAGGCCCGACAGCTCGACCGAGACCTATGCCGCGCTGAAGCTGACCATCGACAATTGGCGCTGGGCCGGCGTGCCGTTCTACCTGCGCACCGGCAAGGCGCTGACCACCAAGCGCACCGAGATCGCGATCAAGTTCAAGCAGGCGCCGTTCGCCATGTTCCGCGACACGTCGGTCGATCGCCTGTCGCAGAACTACCTCGTCATCTCCACTGAGCCGACCGAGGGCATCGAGCTGCAGTTCAACACCAAGGTACCCGGCCCGACCATCAATATCGACGGCGTCGAGATGAAGTTCCGCTACAAGGACTACTTCAAGGCCGAGCCGTCGACCGGCTACGAGACGCTGATCTATGACTGCATGATCGGCGACAACATCCTGTTTCAGCGTGCCGACAGCGTCGAGGCCGGGTGGCAGGCGGTGCAGCCTTTCCTCGACGCCTGGAAGAGCGCCGGCGGACGCGGTTTGCAACCCTACAAGGCCGGCAGCGAAGGCCCGGAGGCCGCCAACGCGCTGCTGACGCGCGACGGCCGCAGCTGGCGGAAGCTGGGCTGA
- a CDS encoding Cof-type HAD-IIB family hydrolase: MTRIALVVSDVDGTLLTKDKTLTDGARAAVRRLHEAGIGFTIVSSRPTIGMGFLIAPLAITQPIGAFNGSSIVDPQLKPLEQHLIPAAVAKRCIDMLHERGVDIWLFTNDRWLTRNPDGEYTAHEQHTIKHDPTIVGDFTPYLDQACKIVGASSDAALLRRCEVEMQQMVGRDATAVRSQTYYLDVTPPGHDKGTFIEGIAKRLGVPLENVATIGDMQNDLPMFARSGVSFAMGNASDDVKARATHVTETNEQDGFARAMDTVLQLR, from the coding sequence ATGACCCGCATCGCCCTTGTCGTATCCGATGTCGACGGCACGCTGCTCACCAAGGACAAGACCTTGACCGACGGCGCCAGGGCGGCAGTGCGCAGGCTGCATGAGGCCGGCATCGGCTTCACCATCGTGTCCAGCCGGCCGACGATCGGGATGGGTTTCCTGATTGCGCCGCTTGCGATCACGCAGCCAATTGGTGCCTTCAACGGCTCCTCGATCGTCGATCCGCAGCTCAAGCCCCTCGAGCAGCATTTGATCCCGGCAGCGGTCGCAAAACGCTGCATCGACATGCTGCACGAGCGCGGCGTCGATATCTGGCTGTTTACCAACGATCGCTGGCTGACCCGGAATCCTGACGGCGAGTACACCGCTCACGAGCAGCACACGATCAAGCATGATCCGACCATCGTCGGCGACTTCACTCCCTATCTCGACCAGGCCTGCAAGATCGTCGGCGCCAGCTCGGATGCAGCCCTGCTGCGGCGCTGCGAGGTGGAGATGCAGCAGATGGTCGGACGCGATGCCACGGCGGTCCGCTCGCAGACCTACTATCTCGACGTCACCCCGCCCGGTCACGACAAGGGCACCTTCATCGAGGGCATCGCGAAGCGCCTTGGCGTGCCGCTGGAGAATGTCGCCACGATTGGCGACATGCAGAACGATTTGCCGATGTTCGCGCGAAGCGGCGTCTCCTTCGCGATGGGCAATGCCAGCGATGACGTGAAGGCGCGCGCCACGCATGTCACCGAAACCAACGAGCAGGACGGTTTCGCGCGCGCGATGGACACGGTGTTGCAGCTTCGCTGA